In a genomic window of Physeter macrocephalus isolate SW-GA chromosome 14, ASM283717v5, whole genome shotgun sequence:
- the ZNF750 gene encoding zinc finger protein 750 translates to MSLLKERKPKKPHYIPRPPGKPFKYKCFQCPFTCNEKSHLFNHMKYGLCKNSITLVSEQDRIPKCSKPNSSDPKPTNQSDPMAKPTSSKPVPSGLSHLDAKLQHGLAKDDIKENVDLHACGPHRCPGQKPTLHKEAAPLSQAPEATGGTQPVLEGATRPSAFIPVGEHRLKGQELTEAPEALTLTQPPAKAASFHTKSAFHAPGYPWKAGSPFLTPEFPHKIPSTKGFGATSPYVHPTIAEYPPHFYTEHGLATIYSPYLLAGNSPECDSPLLSVYGAQDQRHFLPHPGPIPKHLNPAPSTYDHYRFFQQYHSNLPIPYGFYRPESAFSSYGLRPPPVAGISQDQSSHLLEEAALAYPAWSPSKLNSSNSHKKHTEFEKESPTPEAKDLSKDGHRDTEGTKMSPRAGSAAMGSPGRPSPTNFTQTSQPCAGLCSLLDMPASGAPGSLHPPEESLTAFKPVKKNTERPHSQAPENRAASPESLEAMNADALAQMGSLEAAPSSPEDGSRAAPLNLSTKPEAEPATTHTTAYGEFVEPQDAPLNLSVKDPCNALTSRPSVRSRPRGAEPAAAPTPTPAPQSETATSGGGPDPSSAEAPVPSPAGKAQDARSADSDEQKQTAAVALCQLAAYSPGNVEPAAQEPACQLDAPTPRAPESQEAQCNLRPKGQKRTSPRDAGKAQQGTKKAKPSDTARVFTLRKRTRVS, encoded by the exons ATGAGCCTTCTCAAAGAGCGAAAACCAAAAAAGCCTCATTACATCCCCAGGCCCCCAGGAAAGCCCTTCAAGTACAAGTGTTTCCAGTGTCCCTTTACTTGCAACGAAAAGTCACATCTTTTTAATCACATGAAATACGGTCTCTGTAAAAACTCCATCACTTTAGTGTCCGAGCAAGATCGCATTCCCAAGTGTTCCAAACCAAACTCTTCGGACCCTAAGCCAACCAATCAGTCTGACCCCATGGCAAAGCCCACCTCCTCCAAGCCCGTCCCAAGTGGGCTCTCACACCTGGACGCCAAGCTCCAACATGGCCTCGCCAAGGATGACATCAAGGAAAATGTGGACCTGCATGCGTGCGGGCCCCACAGGTGCCCCGGACAGAAGCCCACTCTCCACAAGGAAGCAGCACCCCTGAGTCAAGCTCCAGAAGCCACCGGGGGCACCCAGCCTGTGCTGGAAGGCGCTACCCGGCCTTCAGCATTCATTCCAGTTGGCGAGCACAGACTCAAAGGGCAGGAACTCACCGAGGCTCCTGAAGCGCTGACCCTGACCCAGCCCCCTGCCAAAGCTGCCTCCTTCCACACCAAGTCTGCCTTTCATGCCCCTGGCTACCCGTGGAAAGCTGGCTCACCTTTCCTCACACCTGAGTTTCCACATAAAATCCCATCCACAAAGGGGTTTGGTGCCACTTCCCCGTACGTGCACCCCACCATCGCAGAATACCCGCCTCACTTTTACACAGAGCACGGACTGGCCACCATCTACTCCCCGTACCTACTCGCAGGGAACTCGCCCGAGTGTGACAGCCCCCTGCTGTCCGTCTACGGGGCCCAAGACCAAAGACATTTCCTGCCTCACCCAGGGCCGATCCCTAAGCACCTGAACCCGGCTCCATCCACATACGACCATTACAGATTCTTCCAGCAGTATCACTCCAATCTGCCGATTCCTTATGGATTTTATAGACCAGAGTCTGCATTTTCCTCCTACGGCCTCAGACCCCCACCCGTTGCTGGTATTTCACAAGATCAAAGCTCACACCTACTGGAAGAAGCTGCCCTGGCCTACCCGGCCTGGAGTCCATCTAAGTTAAACTCTTCCAACTCCCACAAAAAACACACAGAGTTTGAGAAAGAGAGTCCGACCCCCGAGGCTAAAGATCTTTCCAAAGACGGGCACAGAGACACGGAAGGGACCAAAATGAGCCCACGTGCAGGCAGCGCGGCCATGGGCTCCCCGGGAAGGCCGAGCCCCACCAATTTCACGCAGACAAGCCAGCCCTGTGCCGGGCTGTGCAGCCTCTTGGACATGCCGGCCTCCGGCGCCCCAGGAAGTCTCCATCCACCAGAAGAGAGCCTCACAGCCTTCAAGCCTGTCAAGAAGAACACGGAGCGCCCACACTCCCAGGCCCCAGAAAACAGAGCTGCATCTCCAGAAAG CCTCGAGGCCATGAACGCAGACGCTCTGGCTCAGATGGGGAGCCTGGAAGCTGCACCCTCCAGCCCAGAGGACGGCTCCAGGGCAGCCCCTCTGAACCTCTCCACGAAACCAGAAGCTGAGCCGGCCACTACACACACCACTGCCTATGGAGAATTTGTGGAGCCACAGGACGCGCCCCTCAACCTCTCGGTGAAGGACCCCTGCAACGCCCTGACCTCGAGGCCCTCTGTCCGCAGCCGCCCGAGAGGGGCCGAACCCgcggctgcccccacccccactcctgctCCGCAGTCGGAGACAGCAACTTCCGGGGGCGGGCCCGACCCCAGCTCTGCGGAGGCCCCTGTGCCCAGCCCCGCCGGGAAGGCCCAGGACGCACGCTCAGCTGACAGTGATGAGCAGAAGCAGACTGCGGCCGTGGCCCTCTGCCAGCTGGCGGCCTACAGCCCCGGGAACGTCGAGCCCGCTGCCCAGGAGCCTGCCTGCCAGCTAGACGCACCCACCCCCAGAGCCCCTGAGAGCCAGGAAGCTCAGTGCAACCTCAGACCCAAAGGGCAAAAGAGGACGAGCCCCAGGGATGCAGGGAAGGCCCAGCAGGGAACCAAGAAGGCAAAGCCCAGCGACACAGCCAGAGTGTTCACACTCCGGAAAAGAACGCGGGTGTCTTAG